TTGGGGGCGCCCCGCGGGTGATTGAGCTATATCGCGGCTGGGCGGGGCGGCGTCAACCCCAAGGGGCGCTACGTCGGATTGTCGTTGTTGACGTACGCGATTTCCGGTCCGGATCGGTGGTTTGAAGGCCCGAAACCCGGGCAGTAGGATGAGGGCGCAGGGGAGTGGTAATGGACGATCTCATCATCATCGGCGGCGGCGAGCACGCCGTCATGGTTTACGAGGCGGCGCTGCTGTCCGGTCAGTTCAATATCGTCGGGTTCGTCGATCGCCAGTTCGTCAGGCTCGGCGAGCTTCCCTACCTCGGAACCGATGCGGACGTGCCGAACTACCCGGATGCCGCCTTCGTGGTCGGAATTGGGACGCTGCAGGCCGGGCCGGCGCGCGCGCAGATGATCGGCCGTGTGCGGGTCAAGCGCTGGGCTTGCGTCATTCATCCACGCGCATTCGTCTCGCCATCGGCCAGGATCGGAGTGGGCACCGTCGTCATGCCGGGTGCCATCGTGAATGCGAGGGCCGTGATCGGCGATCATTGCATCATCAATTCCGGCGTCATCATCGAGCACGACGTGCGTATCGGGGACTGCACCCATCTGTCGCCTGGAACCGTTGCCGGTGGTGGCGCGGAGATCGGCGAGAACTGCTTCGTTGGTCTCGGAAGCCGGGTGCGGGATCACATCACCATCGGCAAGGACACGTTTATTGCGATGGGCTCGGTGGTCACGGCCTCCTGTCCCGACGGATCGGCGCTCAGCGGTGTTCCGGCAAAGCCTCGCGGCTAGACAGGATCGTCCGGCTCGAGCGCGCGCGACGCTGCCGTCCCGATCAGCGACCAATAGTCGATTGGAG
This genomic interval from Bradyrhizobium sp. CB82 contains the following:
- a CDS encoding acetyltransferase, with the protein product MDDLIIIGGGEHAVMVYEAALLSGQFNIVGFVDRQFVRLGELPYLGTDADVPNYPDAAFVVGIGTLQAGPARAQMIGRVRVKRWACVIHPRAFVSPSARIGVGTVVMPGAIVNARAVIGDHCIINSGVIIEHDVRIGDCTHLSPGTVAGGGAEIGENCFVGLGSRVRDHITIGKDTFIAMGSVVTASCPDGSALSGVPAKPRG